A stretch of DNA from Micromonospora sp. WMMD1155:
GAGCGATCTGTCGGGTCCGTCGCCGGTGGGCGGTGATCAGCGCCCAGCCGACGAGTGCGAGCACGGCCAGGAGGACCAGTTGCGGCCAGGGCACCGCCCAGACGGAGAACCGGGCTGCGTCGGCGGTCGGCTGCGGGTCGAGGACCTGGTCGCCCACGGCGGCGGGTGTGACGGCGGCGTTCACGGTCAACCGGAACAGTGGCGGCACGCCCGTCATGCGGACGGTGGTGGTCAGTTCGCCGCCGGGCAGGATCTCCGGCAGGGCCGCCCCGTCGGTCGAGCGCCGGCCGAGGCCGAACGGCCCGGCCGCGGTGAGCGTGGGCTGCCCGGTGAGCCGGACGTTGCCGGTGTTGCGGACGGTGAAGGTCGCGGTGAGCGTGCCACCGGCGAGGGGGTTCAGCGAGCCGGTGTGCCGTACCTGAAGGTTTTCGACGGTCATCGCTGGTTGCAGCTCGCCGCTCACCCGCAGGTAGATCCGCGCGCCGACCCGGTGGTCGACGGCGACCTGGTTGCCCTGTGCGTCTGCCGCCGTGGAGGCGAGCGAGGCGACTATCCCACCAACGTGGTCCCCGGGCGTGGCATTGTTCGGCACGGTGAGCGTGAACGGGATGTCCAGGCGGGACGTGGACGGGATGGTCACGGTGCCGCCGGTGAAGCGGACCCAGGCGCCGACGTCGGTGGGCTTCTGACCACCGGCCAGCAGGTCGAACCCGCCCTGCGCGGTGGTGAACGCGTCACTGGCGTACAGGTTGAGGGCCAGTGGGCGCGCCGAGTGATTGGTGACCGCGACGTAGTCGGTCACTGTGGCACCGGGGTCGAGCTTGTAGGTGAAGGCC
This window harbors:
- a CDS encoding DUF916 domain-containing protein is translated as MRLFAAIATGIVLLAAAPPTPPAPSAQPAVTWGVTPSTAKGPNGRPAFTYKLDPGATVTDYVAVTNHSARPLALNLYASDAFTTAQGGFDLLAGGQKPTDVGAWVRFTGGTVTIPSTSRLDIPFTLTVPNNATPGDHVGGIVASLASTAADAQGNQVAVDHRVGARIYLRVSGELQPAMTVENLQVRHTGSLNPLAGGTLTATFTVRNTGNVRLTGQPTLTAAGPFGLGRRSTDGAALPEILPGGELTTTVRMTGVPPLFRLTVNAAVTPAAVGDQVLDPQPTADAARFSVWAVPWPQLVLLAVLALVGWALITAHRRRTRQIARAVAIARAEGRAEASRKTDSRQPDVDRTVRNDG